The segment CGTGCGCCCCGCCACCCACTCCTCCGCCTCCATGGCCGCCTCGGGGCCCGCCGTGTCCGGGTACAGGTCGTCCTGGAACAGGTCCGACTGCCCCCAACAGTGTCAGAGGGGTGGCATCCTCAGGGGGACCCCCAGAGAGACACCACGGCCTCATTGGGGACCCCCCACTGCTCCCATGTCCTGCTCAGGGACCCCCCCATAGGGACCCCCACCCAGACTGACTAGGAACTCCTTGCCCAGTCACCAAGTCCTGCTCACATGGCCCCATGTCCTGCCTGGTGACCCCTCTTGGTCCCCCTAAGGACTCCCACCACCTCACATTCCCCTATCCCCACCCACCTTCCTTGGCACGGTCATGATGATGGGCTCACACTTGCGCTCGTGCAGCTTGTAGAACctgccaggggagcagagggggtcACGGGAGGTTCTGGGGGTCCCTCACCTCACCCcccttgtccctgtgcccacctggcGATCTCGCACTTGCTAACGTCCAGCCCGCGCTTGGGCATCCAGCCCATTCCCCGCTGGGGCTCCTTGCTGGTGAAGGTGTTGAGGAAGTGGATGTAGGGTGGCTCCTCCGTGATCTCGAAGTACCGGATGCTCGAGTCCCCCTGGGGACACGCTGTTAGGGGGGACCCTGGCTCCGGGGGTGCCACCGGCAGGGCGGGGGGCTCCCTACCTTGCCGCAGACGTAGACCACGTTGGTGTCGGGGTCGtagaagggcagcagagccccgttgctggagtccagctcctgcagccccatggGCTCCTCCAGGTTCTCCTGGGGTGGGATGAGGTGTCAGGCACGCTGGGAACCCCAGGATGGTTCTGGGGGAGCCCCGGGGTGGCACTCACCGTGTCCCAGAGCGCCAGCTGCCGCTCGCTCATGCGGCTGAAGCCGGTGGTGAAGATCTTGCCGTCAGCCAGGAAGATGGCGCGCATGGGACGGGCCCCCTCGTGCGCCCGCTCCTTCTCCTGGGGGGCACGGCTGTCACCAGCgcctgcagcaccccagggacaggcaccaagggacaggggacagcggggagCACCGGGGGACAAGGGCACCCATGGAACGCGGGACGACGGGGTGCACCAAGGGacaagggcagggagcaggggattCCCCCCAGGAACCAGCGCAGGGCAGTGTCCTGGTGACACAGGTCCCCCGCAGGAGTGGGGACACTCACGGCCACCACGGTGCCACGGCGGGGGTCGATGACACGGACGCTCTTGTCCTTGCAGGCGGTGCAGAAGCGGGAGCCATCGCGGCTCCAGCTGACGCTGTAGATGAGGTCGGGGTGCAGCCCGTCCAGCCGGTACAGCTCCTCGGCCGTGCCCACGTTCCAGATCAGCACCACGTTGTCACAGCCTGGGGGACACGGCAGGGGTCACCTCGGGCGCGCGGGCCCCTCCCCGTGCCCGCTGTGTCCCCCCGTACCTGCGCTGAGCAGGACGTTGCGGGCTGTGGGGTGCCAGGTGACGATGCCAACGCGCTTCGAGTGGCCCTCCAGCACCACCACCGGCTCCGTCAGCGGCTGGCTCAGCCCGTTCTCTGGGATCTGCCACAcctgaggggacagaggggatggTGAGCGAAGCGGGGTGACCCTGCCACCCCCCGGGATCCAGGGCCACCCCTCACCATGACGGTGCAGTCCTCGGACCCGCTGGCGATGACGTGGTCGTTGTGGGGACACCAGTCGATGTCCAGGACGGGGCCCGTGTGGCCGCACACCGTGGGGTACGACTTGTCAATGCGTCCGGTCTGGGGACAGAGTGACAGCGGGGAGGGGGTCACCCACCGGCACAAGCCCCCCTTCCCCGCGTCACCGCCCTGCTGTCACCTTGTGCAGGGGGAGGACGAGGaaggcgccgccgccgctggcCTCCACGATGATGGCGACGAAGGAGGGGTTGACGGCGCAGAAGGTGCTGTCCCAGGTGACGCGGGACACGCGGATGTCATCGTAGCACTGGTCCGTCTTCACCGGCTGCCCGAACACGTGCCGGAATTTGCTCTGCCGCACCACCTTCCGGAAGGACATGGCTGGGGAGCGCCCCGGCCGCGGTCAGGCACGCTGGGATACCCCAAAAAGGCAGGCGGGGACACCAGGGAATGGGGTGTCCCCTGAAGCGGGTTTGTCGCTGTCTTCCAGCCCGGTAAAGGGTGGCTCAGCCACTCCTGGGGGAcacacccctgtccctgccagctccctgaaGGGAACTCGGGAAGTACCCCAGGAATGGGGGCTCTGAGTGAGACAAGGAGCGCCCCATTcggcatggggacagggacaagggtGTCCTCCCGGAAACACGGGTGGGGATGGaaaggagggcagggacagctccaacAGATCACGGGACAGGGGTGGCCCTGCTGGATATGgggtcagggacagggaaagggatgggacaaggacagggatgggggacacGAATGGGGCCGGCGGTGGCCTCATTCTGTACGTGGATAGTGACGAGGACAGGGacaaggatggggacaggaaaaAGGATGGGGACGGGGGCGGGGTCAGGAATGGGGCCGGTGGTGGCCGCGCTAGGTACAGCaacaggaatggggacagggacgagGATGGGGACATGGACGGGGAAAGGGTGGCCCGGCTAGgtatggggacagggactgggagagggacagggatggggaccgGGACAGGGGGTGGCCCCGCCGGGAACGGGGATGGGGCTGCCCCGGGAAGGCGGATGGGGGGCCCGGGGGGCCCGAGCCCGGCGGGTCGGGACGGGGCTCGGTGCCTGATCCCGGTGCCCGCACTCACCGGCGGGTCGGTGCCCGGGGCCGGTGCCGGTCTCGGGGGCGGCaggagcggcggcagcggcgggggcggggcagGAAGTGaccggggccgccccgcgccTGCGCGGCTCCGGGGCGGGGGCACCGGcgggggtggggacagggggcacCCCATGGACGGGGACCCCCCCATGGACTGGGACACCCCATGGACGGGGACAACCGGGGGTTCGGTCCCCGTGGACAGCGCCAGTGGGTGGCACAGCGGTGACAGTGGCGGGTGGCACAGGGGCAATGGTAGCGGGTGACACAGGGGTACTGTCACCCCCACCGGTGTCGCCCCTCTGTGTCACCCCGGGGTGACACGGCAGCCAGGGTCACCCCCCGGGCCGGGCTTTACCCTGCTCtcattttggggggtccctcTCCTCTGAAGCCCCCTGTGACACCCTGTGCTCACGCAGTCATGTCTTGGGGACACGCCACCAGTCCCCATCCTGGGGGACAATAAATGCACCTACCTTAGAGGTGGGGGGACCTCGGGAGAGGTGCCAGGTGAGGGGACACAGTGGTGGCCTTGCGGTGTCACCACTGGGGATGTGGCTTGGTCTGGAGACACCGTGGTGGCTTTAGGGTGTCACCTCTGGGAGCAatgctggggacactggtggCTGTGGGGTGTCACTTCTGCACTCGGGGCCTCGGTGGTGACCCTGGGATGCTGTTGGGGACCTGTGCGGTGCCCGGGGGCCGGTGGCCGTGGCTGTTTCCTGCCATTAATCACCGCTAATTGGCTTTGCCCTGGTGGCGGGGGGAGCTCGGGGGGGTCACGGGGGGTGTAAGAGGATTTCCCGGCTCCTTCCTCCGGCTCGGCCATCCCGGGGTCCCGCTCCCTGCCCACCCGCTGCCCACCCGGCCCCGGCCCCATGCCACGCTCCCGCGGGGACAAGGGGACCCCCAAGGACAACAAGGACACGGAGCCCCCACAGAAGGGGAAAGGGGGGCACGAGGAGGGGGAGAAAGCCCCCAAAGCCCCCGAGGACGTCAGTGCCCTGGCCCCCAAGAGTTCCGGCTCTGAATCTCGGCACGGCGGGCACGGGCAGAAGAGTGGGAAGAAGGGTCCCGTGGACCCCCACGCTGCTGCCATCAAGACCTACTCCCCCTTCCTCAACACCGTCTTCGGCAAggtggggacaccgggaggggACATGGGCATGAGGGTGGGCATGGAGGGACCCTGGAAATggaggggatgtggggacaggggagatGGGGACACGGATAGTCCAGGATCCTGTGGATGGAAGGGGGACAGGGGCTTTTGAGGTGATTTGGAGCATTTGAGCCATGGGGACATCGGCACAGTGGGGCTGTTCCAAGTCCCTGGCTATGGAAGGGACATGGGGAaagtggggatggggacagggacagtccAGGACCCTGCAGATGAAGAAGGCAATGAGGCAGTCATGAtgggcctggggacagtgggatggGAATGTTCTGGAaccctggggagggaggggacatggggccAGTGAAGATGGGGTTGGGACACTCCAGGaccctggggatggagggatgttgggcactggggacatggtcAGGCCACTCTGGGTCCCTAGGAATTAaaaggacatggggacagtggggacacagtCAGGAACACTCTGGGACCCTAGGGatgaggacatggggacagcgaGGATGGGCTCAGGGACTGGCTGGGAACCTGGGGATGAAGGGGATATGGGGCACTGGGAACAGTCAGGGACAGCCTGGAGTCGTGGGGATAGGTGGGACATGGTGTTGGGGACACTccagggccctggggacagaggaggCATACTGAGGGCACATCTAGAGCAGGGGCAGCCGAGCTCTGTGGGGGTAAAAATGCTGCCCCTCCACCTCTGGAGTACAACCCCCCTCTGTGGCcacccagcacatcccatcCAGAgcctgggggtcccagggtgggACACCCCTGGGGTGGGTGACAggaggagggacacagggaccagGACAGGGTGGGTAGGAggtgcaggcacagggcagggctgggctttgcCTCCAATCCCACTAATCCTCCGCTGGAGTTAATTTTGGCCCACGCTTAAGAAAGGTGACACCGAGGTTTGTTTGTGGGGGCAAGGAGGGGGGATGGACACGGAGCTGGGTGTCATTCTGCTGTCACCCCTTCTGTGTGTCCCATGCAGGAGCGGGAGCTGTCACCGGAGGAGCTGGATGGTGAGCAAGGGGGGCGGGGTGGGGGAATTGGTGGGGAGGGATGGATCCGTCCTCATGGAGGGATCTGCCGTGGGGACATGGCCATGGAGGAGTCTCCCACATCCAAGAAGGGACCTGCCCTGGGGTGACATGGTGTCTGTGTGACCCTCCGCTCCTGatgatgtccctgtccccacccgtggccatgcccagagctgctggacgCCTTCAAGGAGTTTGACACGGACCAGGATGGCTACATCAGCTACAAGGACCTGGGCGCCTGCATGCGCACGCTGGGCTACATGCCCACCGAGATGGAGCTCATTGAGATCTCCCAGCACATCAAGATGAGGAGTGAGTGGGCtcggggggacagggaggggacctGGGGTCGCTGGGGTGCTGAGGGTGTCTGTCCCCTTCCTGCCACAGTGGGCGGCCGCGTGGACTTCGAGGACTTTGTGCAGATGATGGGCCCGAAGCTGCGGGAGGAGACAGCGCACATGGTGGGCGTGAGGGAGCTCAAGATCGCCTTCCGCGAGGTATGGCCACCGCCATGGGGACAGCGGGCATGGCGTCCCCTCTTCAGGGACACCACAGCCAtaaggggacagggaccctggAGACACTCCGGTGGGGACAGTGATGATGGGGCATGGAGGGGGTGGTGATCACAGGAAGACCATGGTGAGATGGTCACCATAGGAGGGACCACGGGATGACCAAagacatggaggggacactgaCCATGGGAAGACCACGCTAGTGACCACAGGCAGGAGAGGACAGTGACAGTGGGGAAGCAATGACCATGGGGTGACCAGAGGCATAGAGGGGACAGTGACCAGGGGACGACGATGACCATGGTGGTGACCACAAGCGCAGAGACAGTGACtacagggagctgggggtgctggtggccaTGGTTGGAGGGTGACCCCCTGCCCACGGGTGCTGCAGTTCGACATGAACGGGGACGGGGAGATCAGCACGGCCGAGATGCGGGAGGCCATTGCAGCGCTGCTAGGGGAGCAGCTGAAGGCGCAGGAGGTGGACGAGATCCTGCAGGACGTGGATCTCAACGGGGACGGTCACGTGGACTTCGACGGTGAGGGCACCCCCTTCCCCTTGGGGCCGCGGCGGGGCTGAGCCCCGcgtccctgatgtcccctccTCGCCCCGCAGAGTTCGTGATGATGCTGTCATCCCGGTAACGGAGACACCGGGGAGGAGGGGACCCCCGGATgatgcccccagcccctcctcagcccctccctgcccggCCGACCGACCCGAGAGCTCTGCCAGCATCGGGGTTCAGAGGGAACAGCTGGAGCGGAGCATGTGGCAATGGGGCAGAGGCGACACCCCCGACCCCAAGAGCCACCGGCGGTGGcggcagagccagcagaggcCGGGCCCCAATAAACCCCTGTGACCGGAGCTGGAGGAATGTCTGCTGGTTGTGGGGTGGGACGTGGGGCCACTGCCCCCCCGGGGGTGGGGACACCGGGGTCCCACGGAGGACAAGGGGTG is part of the Molothrus aeneus isolate 106 chromosome 6, BPBGC_Maene_1.0, whole genome shotgun sequence genome and harbors:
- the CORO1B gene encoding coronin-1B, translated to MSFRKVVRQSKFRHVFGQPVKTDQCYDDIRVSRVTWDSTFCAVNPSFVAIIVEASGGGAFLVLPLHKTGRIDKSYPTVCGHTGPVLDIDWCPHNDHVIASGSEDCTVMVWQIPENGLSQPLTEPVVVLEGHSKRVGIVTWHPTARNVLLSAGCDNVVLIWNVGTAEELYRLDGLHPDLIYSVSWSRDGSRFCTACKDKSVRVIDPRRGTVVAEKERAHEGARPMRAIFLADGKIFTTGFSRMSERQLALWDTENLEEPMGLQELDSSNGALLPFYDPDTNVVYVCGKGDSSIRYFEITEEPPYIHFLNTFTSKEPQRGMGWMPKRGLDVSKCEIARFYKLHERKCEPIIMTVPRKSDLFQDDLYPDTAGPEAAMEAEEWVAGRTAGPVLVSLRQAYVPSKQRDLKVSRRTLLHDSRAATGATTGATTPPPTPPAAPASARFSAPPVLGSGSATGGRLDEVLQEVAALRALVAEQGQRISRLEEQLSRLENGHV
- the LOC136558045 gene encoding calcium-binding protein 2-like; this translates as MPRSRGDKGTPKDNKDTEPPQKGKGGHEEGEKAPKAPEDVSALAPKSSGSESRHGGHGQKSGKKGPVDPHAAAIKTYSPFLNTVFGKERELSPEELDELLDAFKEFDTDQDGYISYKDLGACMRTLGYMPTEMELIEISQHIKMRMGGRVDFEDFVQMMGPKLREETAHMVGVRELKIAFREFDMNGDGEISTAEMREAIAALLGEQLKAQEVDEILQDVDLNGDGHVDFDEFVMMLSSR